In Streptomyces capitiformicae, one genomic interval encodes:
- a CDS encoding DegT/DnrJ/EryC1/StrS family aminotransferase, which produces MTASLPPAVPFFPPALFEADRPALIGLVREVGLDPEQRFILGRRTAAFEDRLREDLEAADVVACSSGTSALSLVLRAMDVGPGDEVIVPAFGCAPLAASVVDVGATPVFADIRPDTMTMDPDEAERLVTERTKAVMPAHMFSVMADMPRFAELARRHGLRLLEDSAVAQGGVLRGVPAGLWGEAGLYSFVQVKTCGMPGEGGVVVTRDPALGEKVRMLRNHGQYAGRRFVHHTVGLNSRFDEIQAAFQTYRYSSFPARLARRAEIAAYYTERFTPLAGRGVVPPPPDRDGRCFYVYTVLAEDREALGAHLAEWGVATHVYYPCPLPAHRAFAPYAPPGARWPRAEQAARRHLALPVHHLLTDAQVQHVADLVCAFATERS; this is translated from the coding sequence ATGACCGCATCGCTCCCTCCTGCCGTCCCGTTCTTCCCTCCCGCCCTCTTCGAAGCCGACCGCCCCGCACTGATCGGGCTGGTCCGCGAGGTGGGCCTCGACCCGGAGCAGCGGTTCATCCTGGGCAGGCGTACCGCCGCCTTCGAGGACCGGCTCCGCGAGGACCTGGAGGCCGCCGACGTGGTCGCCTGCTCCAGCGGCACCTCGGCGCTCTCGCTGGTGCTGAGGGCCATGGACGTCGGTCCCGGTGACGAGGTGATCGTGCCGGCGTTCGGCTGCGCGCCTCTGGCCGCCTCGGTGGTCGATGTCGGGGCCACACCGGTCTTCGCCGACATCCGGCCGGACACCATGACCATGGACCCGGACGAGGCGGAGCGGCTCGTCACCGAGCGGACCAAGGCGGTGATGCCGGCCCACATGTTCTCCGTCATGGCCGACATGCCGCGCTTCGCCGAACTGGCTCGGCGGCACGGACTGCGCCTGCTGGAGGACTCGGCGGTCGCCCAGGGCGGCGTGCTGCGGGGCGTCCCGGCCGGGCTGTGGGGCGAGGCGGGGCTCTACTCCTTCGTGCAGGTCAAGACCTGCGGCATGCCCGGCGAGGGCGGCGTGGTCGTCACCCGGGACCCGGCACTGGGCGAGAAAGTGCGGATGCTGCGCAACCACGGCCAGTACGCCGGTCGCCGGTTCGTCCACCACACCGTCGGGCTCAACAGCCGCTTCGACGAGATCCAGGCCGCCTTCCAGACGTACCGCTACTCCAGTTTCCCGGCGCGGCTGGCGCGGCGAGCGGAGATCGCCGCGTACTACACCGAGCGCTTCACGCCCCTGGCCGGCCGGGGTGTGGTCCCGCCGCCGCCCGACCGGGACGGCCGGTGCTTCTACGTGTACACGGTCCTGGCCGAGGACCGGGAGGCTCTCGGTGCCCACCTGGCCGAGTGGGGGGTGGCCACGCACGTCTACTATCCGTGCCCCCTGCCCGCCCACCGTGCCTTCGCTCCCTACGCACCGCCCGGTGCCCGCTGGCCGCGCGCCGAACAGGCCGCCCGCCGCCATCTCGCCCTGCCGGTGCATCACCTGCTGACCGACGCACAGGTCCAGCACGTCGCCGACCTCGTGTGCGCCTTCGCCACCGAGCGCAGCTGA
- a CDS encoding UbiA family prenyltransferase encodes MTDSIAAGRPAATVQGHSRLRAYARLGKLDVYDYYLGIFLALTAALFPAGAFTARQALVLAVFLAGEVAILMAMVALDDVTGFRDGSDLANYGPDNPLRSKARKPLVAGALTVPQALRFAWACAAAGAVLWAGAAALAPHHPLWALVTAGALFAVSLQYSYGLKISYHGFQEVFLVALGAVLVIVPYGLVTGGFSGFLMVQAVLFGFGPLMFGVYSNTNDVAGDRAVGRPTVAALVSERGNAVFIAALSVAEFLIGAVASASGVAPWWFVLLMLPATALRARQYLTGFVRGDIMTARRTGFAVHRLSVVLMTVANVVVGTGAAA; translated from the coding sequence ATGACGGACAGCATCGCGGCCGGCCGTCCGGCCGCCACCGTCCAAGGCCACAGCCGACTGCGCGCCTACGCGCGGCTCGGCAAGCTGGACGTGTACGACTACTACCTCGGCATCTTCCTCGCCCTGACCGCCGCGCTGTTCCCGGCTGGCGCCTTCACCGCCCGGCAGGCACTGGTGCTGGCGGTGTTCCTGGCCGGCGAAGTCGCAATCCTCATGGCGATGGTCGCCCTGGACGACGTCACCGGGTTCCGGGACGGCAGCGACCTCGCCAACTACGGCCCCGACAACCCGCTGCGCAGCAAGGCACGCAAGCCCCTGGTCGCCGGGGCACTGACGGTGCCCCAGGCGCTGCGCTTCGCCTGGGCCTGCGCGGCGGCCGGGGCGGTGCTCTGGGCGGGCGCCGCCGCGCTCGCGCCGCACCACCCGCTGTGGGCGCTGGTGACGGCGGGCGCGCTGTTCGCGGTGTCGCTGCAGTACTCGTACGGCCTGAAGATCAGTTACCACGGTTTCCAGGAGGTGTTCCTGGTCGCCCTCGGCGCCGTGCTGGTGATCGTTCCGTACGGCCTGGTGACGGGGGGCTTCTCCGGTTTCCTGATGGTGCAGGCGGTGCTGTTCGGGTTCGGGCCGCTGATGTTCGGCGTCTACTCCAACACCAACGACGTGGCCGGCGACCGGGCCGTGGGCCGTCCGACCGTGGCCGCCCTGGTCTCCGAGCGGGGCAACGCCGTCTTCATCGCAGCCCTGTCGGTTGCCGAGTTCCTTATCGGCGCGGTCGCCTCGGCCAGCGGGGTGGCCCCCTGGTGGTTCGTGCTGCTGATGCTGCCGGCGACCGCGCTGCGGGCCCGTCAGTACCTGACCGGGTTCGTCCGCGGCGACATCATGACCGCCCGCCGGACGGGCTTCGCCGTGCACCGGCTGAGCGTGGTGCTGATGACCGTGGCCAACGTCGTCGTCGGAACGGGAGCCGCCGCATGA
- a CDS encoding FAD-dependent oxidoreductase, with the protein MKPDLDVAVVGAGIAGLTAAHELRRAGLAVRVYEQLPHVGGRMRSIRQEGWTVDTGAEQVPSRGYRATWELLRRLRVTPADVPRVGGAVAVWRGGRAHLGVGESTAVVTGAGLSARARLDLAAFSAWTGRRRAGFDGDRPEHSPLGAATVREVSARYHRDLHDYLFQPVAGCFFGWDTARSTAAPMVSLLLEAGSPAAWRTYRDGMDFLARRLATGAEVVTDRAVREVTDAGGHAVLRFDDGQVTARAAVLAVPAPVAAALRPDAPADELPFLTSCTFTPMMKVSCLLDRPLAPAARRPVHILLTPAAEEDVLSGVVVEHAKDPGRAPAGRGLVTLVAGPHRVPELLDALPDEAADLLVRAAERYVPGIGDACRHRLVHAFRHGLPEATPQALRERAGFLSRPARAVEYAGDWLMLRPASEGAVRAGALAASRVLSRLGRNTPADPDRSEEIRATA; encoded by the coding sequence ATGAAGCCCGATCTCGACGTCGCCGTCGTCGGCGCGGGCATCGCCGGCCTGACCGCCGCCCACGAACTGCGCCGCGCCGGGCTGGCCGTCCGGGTGTACGAGCAACTGCCGCACGTAGGCGGCCGGATGCGCAGCATCCGCCAGGAGGGCTGGACGGTGGACACGGGCGCCGAGCAGGTCCCGTCCCGCGGTTACCGCGCGACCTGGGAGCTGCTGCGCCGGCTGCGCGTCACTCCCGCGGACGTGCCCCGGGTCGGCGGCGCGGTGGCCGTCTGGCGTGGCGGACGCGCCCACCTGGGCGTCGGCGAGAGCACGGCCGTGGTCACCGGAGCGGGCCTGTCCGCCCGGGCGCGGCTCGACCTGGCCGCCTTCTCCGCCTGGACCGGCCGCCGCCGCGCCGGATTCGACGGCGACCGTCCCGAACACAGCCCGCTCGGCGCCGCCACCGTGCGGGAGGTGTCCGCCCGCTACCACCGCGATCTGCACGACTACCTCTTCCAGCCGGTCGCCGGCTGCTTCTTCGGCTGGGACACCGCCCGGTCCACGGCCGCCCCCATGGTCAGCCTGCTGCTGGAGGCCGGTTCGCCCGCCGCCTGGCGCACCTACCGCGACGGCATGGACTTCCTGGCCCGCCGGCTGGCCACCGGCGCAGAGGTCGTCACCGACCGCGCCGTACGCGAGGTCACCGACGCGGGCGGGCACGCCGTACTGCGGTTCGACGACGGGCAGGTCACCGCGCGGGCCGCCGTGCTCGCCGTACCGGCACCCGTCGCGGCGGCGCTCCGCCCGGACGCCCCCGCCGACGAGCTGCCGTTCCTCACCTCCTGCACCTTCACACCCATGATGAAGGTCAGCTGCCTGCTGGACCGCCCCCTCGCCCCCGCAGCCCGGCGCCCGGTGCACATTCTGCTCACCCCGGCCGCCGAGGAGGACGTGCTCTCCGGCGTCGTCGTCGAACACGCCAAGGACCCCGGCCGGGCCCCCGCCGGCCGGGGCCTGGTCACCCTCGTGGCCGGTCCGCACCGGGTCCCCGAGCTGCTGGACGCACTTCCCGACGAGGCCGCCGACCTCCTCGTCCGCGCGGCGGAACGCTATGTCCCGGGCATCGGCGACGCCTGCCGCCACCGTCTCGTGCACGCCTTCCGCCACGGCCTGCCGGAAGCCACACCCCAGGCCCTGCGCGAACGCGCCGGCTTCCTGTCCCGGCCGGCGCGCGCCGTGGAGTACGCCGGCGACTGGCTCATGCTGCGGCCCGCCTCCGAGGGAGCCGTCCGGGCGGGCGCGCTGGCCGCGTCCCGCGTCCTGAGCAGGCTCGGACGGAACACTCCGGCCGACCCCGACCGATCGGAGGAGATCCGTGCGACCGCATGA
- a CDS encoding class I adenylate-forming enzyme family protein, producing MGTLFDEAAAGGARTVVHLDRPFDIAPRAGTRWTVTELAGLVRATAARLADAGVGPGDRVAIVKDNHWDYDLLACAMVRLGAVPALLSARLDTADLVTLLERLRPAALVTTSEVLARCRDTAAGEPARILVTVDSAAPDAVHLAALDASRPREPVRRHDDEPLVIHHTSGTTGVPKLVVHSTRTLVHKLARFEAVRYPGIGIRPDDVLANASAYGHGRTFCWTAVVVSLAPAGILILTGDDPETADPLLRAHPPTVVEALPASYIRLRQLTTRLDNPFRHVRLYISTYDAVHPPALRAYLTASRRARPLWMQGWGQTETGPLTFRFHTRRSTLESDAETTARRLGRPVPGRTRLRAVDPDTLRPVPRGRPGLLLVRTPALALGYIGEVDRWDAKRVGDWWSTGDMGVHHRDGSVSILDRAADTLPGMSCLRTEDVLEQRLPRALECVILGAPDGDPLPVVVTADGRLDPDAWKQATHGLPTLRDPAVLTWDEVPRTGTGKVRRAALARQLTGAAPAGTGRWT from the coding sequence ATGGGCACCCTGTTCGACGAGGCGGCGGCGGGCGGCGCCCGGACCGTGGTCCACCTGGACCGGCCCTTCGACATCGCCCCGCGGGCAGGCACCCGGTGGACCGTCACCGAACTCGCCGGCCTGGTCCGCGCCACCGCGGCCCGCCTCGCCGACGCCGGGGTCGGGCCCGGGGACCGCGTGGCGATCGTGAAGGACAACCACTGGGACTACGACCTGCTCGCCTGCGCCATGGTCCGCCTCGGCGCCGTACCCGCGCTGCTGTCCGCCCGGCTCGACACCGCGGACCTCGTCACCCTGCTGGAGCGGCTGCGGCCTGCCGCGCTGGTCACCACCTCCGAGGTGCTGGCCCGCTGCCGGGACACCGCCGCCGGCGAACCGGCCCGGATCCTCGTCACCGTCGACTCCGCGGCGCCCGACGCGGTCCACCTGGCCGCGCTGGACGCGTCCCGCCCCCGCGAACCGGTGCGGCGCCACGACGACGAACCCCTGGTCATCCATCACACGTCGGGGACGACCGGCGTGCCCAAGCTGGTGGTCCACTCCACGCGGACACTCGTGCACAAGCTGGCCCGCTTCGAAGCGGTGCGCTACCCGGGCATCGGCATCCGGCCGGACGACGTCCTGGCCAACGCCAGCGCGTACGGACACGGACGTACCTTCTGCTGGACGGCCGTCGTCGTGTCGCTCGCCCCCGCCGGGATCCTGATCCTCACCGGCGACGACCCGGAGACCGCCGACCCGCTCCTGCGGGCCCATCCGCCCACCGTCGTCGAGGCCCTGCCCGCCTCCTACATCCGGCTGCGGCAGCTCACCACCCGGCTGGACAACCCCTTCCGGCACGTCCGCCTTTACATCAGCACCTACGACGCGGTGCACCCGCCCGCCCTGCGCGCGTACCTGACCGCCAGCCGCCGCGCCCGCCCGCTGTGGATGCAGGGCTGGGGCCAGACCGAGACCGGGCCGCTGACCTTCCGCTTCCACACGCGGCGTTCCACGCTCGAATCGGACGCGGAGACCACGGCACGTCGGCTCGGCCGTCCCGTGCCGGGCCGGACCCGGCTGCGCGCGGTGGACCCGGACACGCTGCGCCCGGTGCCGCGCGGCCGTCCCGGCCTGCTCCTGGTCCGCACGCCCGCCCTCGCCCTGGGCTACATCGGCGAAGTGGACCGCTGGGACGCCAAACGCGTCGGCGACTGGTGGTCCACGGGTGACATGGGCGTCCACCACCGTGACGGCAGCGTCAGCATCCTGGACCGCGCCGCCGACACCCTGCCCGGTATGAGCTGCCTGCGGACCGAGGACGTACTGGAGCAGCGACTTCCGCGGGCTCTGGAATGCGTGATCCTCGGCGCCCCGGACGGCGATCCGCTGCCCGTCGTGGTCACCGCCGACGGCCGACTGGACCCGGACGCCTGGAAACAGGCCACGCACGGACTGCCGACGCTGCGCGACCCGGCCGTTCTCACCTGGGACGAGGTGCCTCGCACCGGCACCGGCAAGGTCCGTCGCGCGGCCCTGGCCCGGCAGCTCACCGGCGCCGCACCCGCCGGCACCGGCCGGTGGACGTGA
- a CDS encoding class I SAM-dependent methyltransferase, producing MSQPAPAREGTDPIFGNGTVHSRDQHRCLAAAYDPVTLPRLAAAGVGPGWHCLEVGAGGGSIARWLAGRVAPGGSVLATDLDPRDLVPGPGLEVAALDVARDQLPEAAYDLVVARLVLQHVPTRDAILHKLVRALKPGGLLQIDEIDASYEPPLLTPDAEAEALYVRFLRAKTAALRAAGGDPHWGRKVPAALREAGLTAIDIHLHIGVRHAQDPGLGLQLNHTRNLRDRLTERGMTQEDLDRVGRLMQDPSFRAASSVLYSVQGRRPGRERS from the coding sequence GTGTCCCAGCCCGCTCCCGCCCGGGAGGGCACCGACCCGATCTTCGGCAACGGCACCGTGCACAGCCGCGACCAGCACCGCTGCCTGGCCGCCGCCTACGACCCGGTGACCCTGCCCCGCCTGGCCGCCGCCGGTGTCGGCCCGGGCTGGCACTGCCTGGAGGTCGGCGCCGGCGGCGGCAGCATCGCACGCTGGCTGGCGGGCCGGGTGGCACCGGGCGGCTCGGTGCTCGCCACCGACCTCGACCCGCGCGACCTGGTACCCGGCCCGGGCTTGGAGGTCGCCGCCCTCGACGTGGCCCGCGACCAGCTTCCGGAGGCGGCCTACGACCTGGTGGTGGCCCGCCTGGTCCTGCAGCACGTGCCCACCCGCGACGCCATCCTGCACAAGCTGGTACGCGCTCTCAAACCCGGCGGCCTGCTGCAGATCGACGAGATCGACGCCTCCTACGAGCCACCGCTGCTGACCCCGGACGCGGAGGCCGAGGCGCTCTATGTCCGGTTCCTGCGGGCCAAGACAGCCGCGCTGCGCGCCGCGGGCGGCGATCCGCACTGGGGACGGAAGGTGCCGGCTGCACTGCGGGAGGCGGGGCTGACGGCCATCGACATCCACCTCCACATCGGCGTACGGCACGCTCAGGACCCCGGCCTCGGACTCCAGTTGAATCACACTCGCAACCTCCGGGACCGACTGACGGAACGGGGCATGACCCAGGAGGACCTGGACCGGGTGGGACGGCTGATGCAGGACCCGTCCTTCCGCGCCGCATCCAGCGTCCTGTACTCGGTGCAGGGCCGCCGGCCCGGCCGGGAGCGATCGTGA
- a CDS encoding CoA transferase: MTPRLRAAARSAVAAAIAGRLLRHAAPDLPEMSGPGRERLRYTVDWAGPVGADMPDERAVQAACGLMQVHGRATGGPLPLAVDYASVVAGVLAAQGATALRIARARGLDLREVRTSVAQGALLAVVQYLAAETARDTSGSPEPDSPHPPSAGPDALLTGGLATLETSDDARVEVETLDPLAWREFWARLGVAPLLAGRGWLPFQQRFATADCPLPDELRQAARRRTLVELRAAAHHTGVSLLAVGSDPAPAVRPAAWCLTPGPALVPEARSHPDTGVPGPRPAVPVSGAVLPLTGLRVVESTRRVQGPLAGHILRMLGAEVVRIEPPGGDPMRWLPPLAGDCSARFSALNAGKPVVEADLTAAQGRETVRALAAEADVFLHNWAPGKAARLGLDAYDLLHGRPALVYAWASGFGDAFGDRPPLGTDYLAQVHSGLAAAVRPADQPPAPSLMTLTDVLGGLVCAQGVLAALAARETTGRGYRVDSSLVSAAALVPRPARRVRWTRLDRPLPTADGHLCLGPDARARPETVLRLLDRAGPTTTEDLAARFARRTTEEWTARLAEAGLTATPVLTDLTALAHDPAFRAAVAPPGPVTGHARPYAPWEFA; the protein is encoded by the coding sequence GTGACGCCGCGCCTGCGCGCCGCGGCCCGGTCGGCCGTCGCCGCCGCGATCGCCGGCCGGCTGCTGCGGCACGCCGCGCCGGACCTGCCGGAGATGAGCGGCCCAGGCCGGGAAAGGCTGCGGTACACCGTCGACTGGGCGGGTCCGGTCGGTGCGGACATGCCGGACGAGCGCGCCGTACAGGCCGCCTGCGGTCTCATGCAGGTCCACGGCCGGGCGACGGGCGGGCCGCTCCCACTGGCCGTCGACTACGCCTCGGTGGTGGCGGGGGTGCTCGCCGCCCAGGGCGCCACCGCTCTCCGCATCGCGCGCGCCCGCGGCCTGGACCTGCGCGAGGTGCGGACCTCGGTGGCTCAGGGAGCGCTGCTGGCGGTCGTCCAGTACCTCGCCGCCGAGACGGCCCGTGACACCTCCGGTTCGCCCGAGCCGGATTCGCCACACCCGCCGTCGGCCGGACCGGATGCGCTGCTGACGGGCGGTCTGGCAACCCTGGAGACGTCCGACGACGCCCGTGTAGAGGTCGAGACCCTCGACCCTCTGGCGTGGCGGGAGTTCTGGGCCCGGCTCGGCGTGGCCCCCCTGCTCGCCGGCCGCGGCTGGCTGCCCTTCCAGCAGCGGTTCGCCACCGCCGACTGCCCGCTGCCCGACGAACTGCGGCAGGCCGCCCGCCGCCGCACGCTGGTGGAGCTGAGGGCCGCCGCGCACCATACCGGCGTGAGCCTCCTCGCGGTCGGCTCCGACCCGGCCCCCGCCGTCCGCCCGGCCGCCTGGTGCCTCACGCCCGGACCGGCACTGGTCCCCGAGGCCCGGTCGCACCCGGACACCGGCGTGCCCGGCCCCCGCCCGGCCGTCCCGGTCTCCGGTGCCGTCCTGCCCCTGACGGGCCTGCGGGTAGTGGAGTCCACCCGCAGGGTGCAGGGCCCGCTCGCCGGACACATCCTGCGGATGCTGGGTGCCGAGGTGGTCCGGATCGAACCGCCCGGCGGCGACCCGATGCGCTGGCTCCCCCCACTGGCAGGAGACTGCTCGGCCCGGTTCTCGGCTCTCAACGCGGGCAAGCCGGTGGTCGAGGCCGACCTCACCGCCGCGCAGGGCCGGGAAACGGTCCGCGCGCTGGCCGCCGAGGCCGACGTCTTCCTGCACAACTGGGCCCCCGGAAAGGCCGCGCGGCTCGGCCTGGACGCGTACGACCTGCTGCACGGCCGCCCCGCCCTGGTGTACGCCTGGGCGTCCGGCTTCGGGGACGCCTTCGGCGACCGGCCACCCCTGGGCACCGACTACCTCGCCCAGGTGCACAGCGGCCTCGCCGCGGCGGTGCGGCCGGCGGACCAGCCTCCGGCGCCCTCCCTGATGACGCTCACCGACGTGCTCGGCGGGCTGGTGTGTGCCCAGGGGGTGCTGGCCGCGCTGGCGGCCCGGGAGACGACGGGCCGGGGCTACCGTGTCGACTCCTCCCTGGTCTCCGCGGCCGCTCTCGTCCCCCGTCCCGCGCGCCGGGTCCGGTGGACGCGGCTGGACCGGCCGCTGCCCACCGCGGACGGTCATCTGTGCCTCGGCCCCGACGCCCGGGCGCGCCCCGAGACGGTGCTCCGCCTCCTGGACCGGGCCGGCCCCACGACCACCGAGGACCTCGCGGCCCGCTTCGCCCGCCGCACCACCGAGGAGTGGACGGCACGGCTGGCCGAGGCCGGTCTGACCGCGACGCCCGTACTCACCGACCTGACAGCTCTGGCCCACGACCCGGCCTTCCGGGCGGCCGTCGCACCACCGGGCCCGGTCACCGGACACGCACGGCCGTACGCCCCCTGGGAGTTCGCATGA